A stretch of Mastacembelus armatus chromosome 1, fMasArm1.2, whole genome shotgun sequence DNA encodes these proteins:
- the suz12b gene encoding polycomb protein suz12-B isoform X2, translated as MPSARNSGHIMSGASCKANGALYPASSAVMNSMKKPKMEQIQADHELFLQAFEKPTQIYRFLRTRNLIAPIFLHRTLTFMSHRNNRTNAKRKTFKVDDMLQMVEKMKGEQDSPSMSSHLQLTFTGFFHKDEKPSQNSENEQNSVSLEVLLVKVCHKKRKDVSCPIKQVPTGKKQVPLNPDSNQTKPGSYPSLLVSSNEFEPSNSHMVKSYSLLFRVSRTGRRDTNGLVNGEPNENIDVTDTPSRKKRSSSHRAEGDNTETYVAQMMVFDKNRRLQLLDGEYEVSMQGMEDSPVSKKRATWETILDGKRLPPFETFSQGPTLQFTLRWTGDVSGKSIAPVAKPLSTRNSDSSSPMETRTSNHRAAVMMKESVSTDIQTRKEQVPCEPRQKLRIFYQFLYNNNTRQQTEARDDLHCPWCTLNCSKLYSLLKHLKLSHSRFIFNYVPHPKGARIDVSINECYDGSYVGNPQDIHSQPGFAFSRNGPVKRTAVTHILVCRPKRTKPSLSEFLESEDGELEQQRTYISGHNRLYFHSDSCMPLRPQEMDVDSEDERDPEWLREKTATQLDEFTDVNEGEKEVMKLWNLHVMKHGFIADNQMSQAIMLFVENRGAHIIRRNLCRNFLLHLVSMHDFNLVGTATIDRAMAHLRQIQEELPDTEEEPQDQNLVLTGACNGIAVTLSGGKQGKRTKSALTD; from the exons ATGCCATCAGCCAGG AACTCAGGTCATATTATGAGCGGGGCGAGCTGCAAAGCTAACGGCGCTCTGTACCCTGCCTCCTCCGCCGTGATGAACTCTATGAAGAAGCCGAAGATGGAGCAGATTCAGGCCGACCATGAGTTGTTCCTACAGGCCTTTGAAA AACCTACTCAGATATACAGATTTCTCCGCACAAGGAACTTAATTGCA CCCATTTTTTTGCACAGGACGCTCACCTTCATGTCTCACAGAAATAATCGAACAAATGCCAAAAG GAAAACATTCAAGGTGGATGATATGTTGCAGATGGTGGAGAAGATGAAGGGAGAGCAGGATTCTCCAAG CATGTCTTCACATCTACAGTTAACTTTCACTGGGTTCTTCCATAAGGATG AAAAGCCATCTCAGAattcagaaaatgaacaaaattctGTGTCCTTAGAGGTGCTACTTGTCAAAGTCTGCCATAAAAAACGCAAG gATGTCAGCTGCCCAATAAAGCAAGTGCCTACAGGTAAAAAGCAGGTGCCTTTGAATCCTGACAGTAACCAAACCAAGCCTGGCTCCTACCCTTCTTTACTGGTCTCCAGCAATGAATTTGAGCCCAGCAACAGCCACATGGTGAAGTCCTATTCACTCCTGTTCAGGGTGTCACGCACAGGGAGGAGGGATACAAATGGTCTGGTCAATGGAGAGCCCAATGAGAACATTG ATGTAACAGATACTCCCAGTAGAAAGAAGAGAAGTTCATCCCATAGAGCGGAGGGTGACAACACAGAGACATATGTTGCACAGATGATGGTCTTTGATAAGAATAG gcgactgcagctgctggatggGGAGTATGAGGTGTCAATGCAAGGGATGGAGGACAGCCCTGTGAGCAAGAAGCGAGCCACTTGGGAGACTATTCTTGATGGAAAG AGACTGCCACCGTTTGAGACGTTTTCTCAGGGACCCACATTGCAGTTCACACTGCGTTGGACAGGTGATGTCAGTGGAAAGTCCATTGCCCCTGTGGCCAAACCCCTTTCTACCCGCAACTCGGACAGCTCCAGCCCCATGGAGACCAGGACGAGCAACCACCGAGCTGCCGTCATGA TGAAAGAGTCAGTCAGCACAGACATTCAGACGAGGAAAGAGCAGGTCCCATGTGAGCCGCGGCAGAAGCTACGTATATTTTATCAG TTCCTGTACAACAACAATACACGACAACAGACAGAGGCAAGAGATGATCTTCACTGTCCCTGGTGTACTCTGAACTGCAGCAAACTCTACAGCCTTCTCAAACACCTTAAACTCTCCCACTCCCGCTTCATCTTCAACTATGTG CCTCACCCCAAAGGAGCAAGGATAGACGTGTCTATCAATGAGTGCTACGATGGCTCGTATGTAGGCAACCCTCAGGACATCCACAGCCAACCAGGCTTTGCTTTCAGCCGCAACGGCCCCGTCAAGAGGACTGCTGTCACTCACATACTGGTTTGCAG ACCCAAGAGGACCAAACCAAGCTTGTCAGAGTTCCTGGAGTCTGAAGATGGAGAGTTGGAGCAGCAAAGAACCTACATCAGCGGGCACAACCGCCTCTACTTCCACAGTGACAGCTGCATGCCGCTGCGGCCCCAGGAGATGGACGTAGACAGCGAGGATGAGAGAGATCCAGAGTGGCTCAGAGAGAAGACTGCCACT caaCTGGATGAGTTCACCGATGTCaatgagggagagaaggaggtgaTGAAGCTGTGGAACCTGCATGTTATGAAGCATGG tttcaTAGCAGACAACCAGATGAGTCAGGCCATCATGCTTTTCGTGGAGAACCGTGGTGCTCACATCATCCGCCGCAACCTCTGCCGCAACTTCCTCCTGCATCTAGTCAGCATGCACGACTTCAACTTGGTGGGCACAGCCACCATCGACCGTGCTATGGCCCATCTGCGACAGATTCAAGAAGAACTGCcagacacagaggaggagcCACAGGACCAGAACCTGGTTTTAACAGGCGCCTGCAACGGCATCGCCGTCACCTTAAGTGGGGGAAAACAGGGCAAGAGGACAAAAAGCGCGTTAACAGACTGA
- the suz12b gene encoding polycomb protein suz12-B isoform X1 translates to MPSARNSGHIMSGASCKANGALYPASSAVMNSMKKPKMEQIQADHELFLQAFEKPTQIYRFLRTRNLIAPIFLHRTLTFMSHRNNRTNAKRKTFKVDDMLQMVEKMKGEQDSPSMSSHLQLTFTGFFHKDEKPSQNSENEQNSVSLEVLLVKVCHKKRKDVSCPIKQVPTGKKQVPLNPDSNQTKPGSYPSLLVSSNEFEPSNSHMVKSYSLLFRVSRTGRRDTNGLVNGEPNENIDVTDTPSRKKRSSSHRAEGDNTETYVAQMMVFDKNRRLQLLDGEYEVSMQGMEDSPVSKKRATWETILDGKRLPPFETFSQGPTLQFTLRWTGDVSGKSIAPVAKPLSTRNSDSSSPMETRTSNHRAAVMTVKESVSTDIQTRKEQVPCEPRQKLRIFYQFLYNNNTRQQTEARDDLHCPWCTLNCSKLYSLLKHLKLSHSRFIFNYVPHPKGARIDVSINECYDGSYVGNPQDIHSQPGFAFSRNGPVKRTAVTHILVCRPKRTKPSLSEFLESEDGELEQQRTYISGHNRLYFHSDSCMPLRPQEMDVDSEDERDPEWLREKTATQLDEFTDVNEGEKEVMKLWNLHVMKHGFIADNQMSQAIMLFVENRGAHIIRRNLCRNFLLHLVSMHDFNLVGTATIDRAMAHLRQIQEELPDTEEEPQDQNLVLTGACNGIAVTLSGGKQGKRTKSALTD, encoded by the exons ATGCCATCAGCCAGG AACTCAGGTCATATTATGAGCGGGGCGAGCTGCAAAGCTAACGGCGCTCTGTACCCTGCCTCCTCCGCCGTGATGAACTCTATGAAGAAGCCGAAGATGGAGCAGATTCAGGCCGACCATGAGTTGTTCCTACAGGCCTTTGAAA AACCTACTCAGATATACAGATTTCTCCGCACAAGGAACTTAATTGCA CCCATTTTTTTGCACAGGACGCTCACCTTCATGTCTCACAGAAATAATCGAACAAATGCCAAAAG GAAAACATTCAAGGTGGATGATATGTTGCAGATGGTGGAGAAGATGAAGGGAGAGCAGGATTCTCCAAG CATGTCTTCACATCTACAGTTAACTTTCACTGGGTTCTTCCATAAGGATG AAAAGCCATCTCAGAattcagaaaatgaacaaaattctGTGTCCTTAGAGGTGCTACTTGTCAAAGTCTGCCATAAAAAACGCAAG gATGTCAGCTGCCCAATAAAGCAAGTGCCTACAGGTAAAAAGCAGGTGCCTTTGAATCCTGACAGTAACCAAACCAAGCCTGGCTCCTACCCTTCTTTACTGGTCTCCAGCAATGAATTTGAGCCCAGCAACAGCCACATGGTGAAGTCCTATTCACTCCTGTTCAGGGTGTCACGCACAGGGAGGAGGGATACAAATGGTCTGGTCAATGGAGAGCCCAATGAGAACATTG ATGTAACAGATACTCCCAGTAGAAAGAAGAGAAGTTCATCCCATAGAGCGGAGGGTGACAACACAGAGACATATGTTGCACAGATGATGGTCTTTGATAAGAATAG gcgactgcagctgctggatggGGAGTATGAGGTGTCAATGCAAGGGATGGAGGACAGCCCTGTGAGCAAGAAGCGAGCCACTTGGGAGACTATTCTTGATGGAAAG AGACTGCCACCGTTTGAGACGTTTTCTCAGGGACCCACATTGCAGTTCACACTGCGTTGGACAGGTGATGTCAGTGGAAAGTCCATTGCCCCTGTGGCCAAACCCCTTTCTACCCGCAACTCGGACAGCTCCAGCCCCATGGAGACCAGGACGAGCAACCACCGAGCTGCCGTCATGA CAGTGAAAGAGTCAGTCAGCACAGACATTCAGACGAGGAAAGAGCAGGTCCCATGTGAGCCGCGGCAGAAGCTACGTATATTTTATCAG TTCCTGTACAACAACAATACACGACAACAGACAGAGGCAAGAGATGATCTTCACTGTCCCTGGTGTACTCTGAACTGCAGCAAACTCTACAGCCTTCTCAAACACCTTAAACTCTCCCACTCCCGCTTCATCTTCAACTATGTG CCTCACCCCAAAGGAGCAAGGATAGACGTGTCTATCAATGAGTGCTACGATGGCTCGTATGTAGGCAACCCTCAGGACATCCACAGCCAACCAGGCTTTGCTTTCAGCCGCAACGGCCCCGTCAAGAGGACTGCTGTCACTCACATACTGGTTTGCAG ACCCAAGAGGACCAAACCAAGCTTGTCAGAGTTCCTGGAGTCTGAAGATGGAGAGTTGGAGCAGCAAAGAACCTACATCAGCGGGCACAACCGCCTCTACTTCCACAGTGACAGCTGCATGCCGCTGCGGCCCCAGGAGATGGACGTAGACAGCGAGGATGAGAGAGATCCAGAGTGGCTCAGAGAGAAGACTGCCACT caaCTGGATGAGTTCACCGATGTCaatgagggagagaaggaggtgaTGAAGCTGTGGAACCTGCATGTTATGAAGCATGG tttcaTAGCAGACAACCAGATGAGTCAGGCCATCATGCTTTTCGTGGAGAACCGTGGTGCTCACATCATCCGCCGCAACCTCTGCCGCAACTTCCTCCTGCATCTAGTCAGCATGCACGACTTCAACTTGGTGGGCACAGCCACCATCGACCGTGCTATGGCCCATCTGCGACAGATTCAAGAAGAACTGCcagacacagaggaggagcCACAGGACCAGAACCTGGTTTTAACAGGCGCCTGCAACGGCATCGCCGTCACCTTAAGTGGGGGAAAACAGGGCAAGAGGACAAAAAGCGCGTTAACAGACTGA
- the utp6 gene encoding U3 small nucleolar RNA-associated protein 6 homolog, translated as MAEVVQHRIEERIPELEQLERVGLFTKKEVKSIVKRVTALEYKLHRLIVNKEDFIAYIQYEINVLELIKKRRAHIHYQFKREEIEFPIIHRINSIFRRATNKWKDDVQLWLSHVAFCKKWATKGQISKVFSALLAVHPDKPALWIMAAKSELEDRNSSESARHLFLRALRFHPNNKKVYQEYFRMELLHCEKLRKQKQELEKADMDLGEYEFSPEILSGKLAEVVYKDATGKIKEAEFVISLLNIATIFDFTKDLQDSILKDLQTNYKEDSLTWDFMAKRELEAPGAGEELRSAKGRASDINRREEHCCQVYEEGVKNLNTEAMWTSYLAFCMERVKRKTNIQELKEKRQERLLTVLQRAHDSSLLKEDNYKNWLQVLLSSGDAEGAARVALAATQRYSQSVPVWSLSLQTLMHLGSGDIGRLFQDALTHVNPKESLPLWQLQVQWSVANQSPEETEGVFKRGLLSAVAAVAMEMKECYLDWSYSTRGYKKARKTFTSLQNNRPLSKAFFTRMIEIEKEQENPKMNNLREYYERVLEEFGTSDDDLWLQYIQEELGPLGQPENCGKIHWRAMKFLEGESVERFTSKYTLLQTGHLLRSN; from the exons ATGGCAGAAGTCGTTCAGCACCGGATCGAGGAGAGAATCCCTGAGCTGGAGCAACTGGAGAGAGTCGGACTGTTCACGAAGAAAGAAGTGAA ATCCATAGTCAAGAGAGTAACAGCCCTGGAATACAAACTCCACAGGTTGATCGTAAACAAAGAGGACTTCATAGCCTACATTCAG TATGAAATCAACGTCTTAGAGCTGATCAAGAAGAGAAGAGCA CACATACACTACCAGTTCAAACGTGAAGAGATTGAGTTCCCCATCATCCACAGAATAAACAGCATCTTCAGAAGGGCAACAAATAAGTGGAAG GACGATGTGCAGCTTTGGCTCTCACATGTTGCTTTCTGTAAAAAATGG GCCACCAAAGGCCAGATCAGTAAGGTGTTCTCAGCCTTGCTTGCTGTCCACCCAGACAAACCAG CCTTGTGGATAATGGCTGCAAAGAGTGAGCTGGAAGATAGAAATTCCTCTGAAAGTGCCAGGCACCTGTTCCTGAGGGCTCTGCGCTTCCACCCCAACAACAAGAAGGTGTATCAGGAg TATTTCCGTATGGAGCTGCTGCATTGTGAGAAACTGAGGAAGCAGAAACAAGAGCTGGAGAAGGCTGACATGGACCTG GGTGAATATGAGTTCTCTCCAGAAATCCTGAGTGGTAAACTGGCTGAGGTTGTGTACAAAGATGCAACAGGAAAAATCAAAG AGGCAGAGTTTGTTATCTCACTCCTGAACATAGCAACTATCTTTGACTTCACTAAAGACCTCCAGGACTCCATTCTGAAAGA CTTACAGACCAACTACAAAGAGGATAGCTTGACATGGGACTTCATGGCTAAGAGAGAGCTGGAGGCTCCAGGGGCAGGGGAGGAGCTGCGGTCAGCCAAAGGCCGAGCCTCAGATATCAACCGAAGAGAGGAGCACTGCTGCCAGGTCTATGAGGAGGGCGTCAAGAACCTCAACACTG AGGCCATGTGGACTTCCTATTTGGCCTTTTGCATGGAAAGAGTCAAACGAAAGACCAATATCCAGgagctgaaagaaaaa AGGCAGGAGAGGCTGCTCACAGTGCTGCAGCGTGCCCACGACTCTTCACTGCTGAAGGAGGATAACTATAAAAACTGG CTGCAGGTCTTACTCTCATCTGGAGATGCTGAGGGAGCAGCCAGGGTTGCTTTGGCAGCCACACAGCGCTACAGCCAATCAGTGCCAGTGTGGAGCCTGAGCCTGCAGACGTTAATGCACCTCGGGAGTGGAGACATAGGAAGGCTATTCCAGGACGCCCTCACACACGTTAATCCCAAG GAGAGTCTACCACTTTGGCAGCTGCAGGTCCAGTGGAGCGTGGCCAACCAGAGTCCTGAGGAGACAGAAGGTGTCTTTAAG AGAGGTCTGCTGTCTGCAGTAGCggctgttgccatggagatgaaAGAGTGCTACCTTGATTGGTCCTACTCCACCAGAGGCTACAAGAAGGCTAGAAAGACCTTTACAAG CTTACAGAACAACCGCCCCTTGTCCAAGGCCTTTTTCACCAGAATGATTGAGATTGAGAAGGAACAG GAGAATCCGAAGATGAACAACCTCAGAGAGTACTACGAGAGGGTCTTGGAGGAATTCGGCACCTCAGATGATG ATCTGTGGCTTCAGTACATTCAGGAGGAGCTGGGACCTCTCGGACAGCCAGAGAACTGTGGCAAGATCCACTGGAGAGCCATGAAATTTCTGGAGGGGGAAAGCGTGGAGAGATTCACTTCCAAATATACTCTCCTGCAGACTGGACACTTACTGAGGTCCAACTAA